From a region of the uncultured Desulfatiglans sp. genome:
- a CDS encoding conserved hypothetical protein (Evidence 4 : Unknown function but conserved in other organisms), whose product MPGFDGTGPWGEGPMTGGGRGYCNPAGAGYGYAPGYGAGYGYGRGRGYRAGGGAGWGRGYGRGFGRAGVYGGAYGPAPYGRYAPPYGAPYPMSSQDEVAMLKEQARMVKAELDAITRRMEELEKEES is encoded by the coding sequence ATGCCAGGATTCGATGGAACAGGGCCCTGGGGCGAAGGCCCCATGACGGGCGGTGGACGCGGCTATTGCAACCCGGCCGGGGCAGGCTACGGTTATGCTCCGGGCTATGGCGCAGGTTACGGCTACGGCCGCGGCCGGGGCTATCGCGCGGGTGGCGGCGCCGGCTGGGGCCGGGGCTACGGCCGCGGCTTCGGCCGGGCAGGGGTCTACGGTGGAGCCTATGGCCCGGCGCCTTACGGACGCTACGCTCCTCCCTACGGCGCCCCTTACCCGATGAGCAGCCAGGATGAGGTCGCCATGCTCAAGGAGCAGGCGCGCATGGTCAAGGCCGAACTGGACGCGATCACGAGGCGTATGGAGGAATTGGAAAAGGAAGAATCTTGA
- a CDS encoding Methyl-viologen-reducing hydrogenase, delta subunit: MPQTFEPKILAFLCNWCAYAGADLAGVSRIQYPSSLRTVRVMCSGRVDPIHVIKGLRSGFDGVFVSG, from the coding sequence ATGCCACAGACCTTCGAACCGAAAATTCTCGCGTTTCTCTGCAACTGGTGCGCCTATGCCGGGGCGGACCTCGCCGGGGTCTCGCGGATCCAATACCCGTCTTCCCTCCGGACCGTCCGCGTGATGTGCTCCGGCCGGGTGGACCCCATCCACGTCATCAAGGGGCTCAGGAGCGGCTTCGACGGCGTCTTCGTCTCCGGCTGA
- a CDS encoding conserved hypothetical protein (Evidence 4 : Unknown function but conserved in other organisms) has protein sequence MKTVETLLETAGLGKDRVRLRWVSAAEGQLFAQYVREYTETLGAIGPLDTEAAAGTLDAALRALSTPRLRWLTGMEIQITERGNVYGEHYDEAAYERMLRQTIEEEFQKALILVALAEGPMTLRDIAFETGLPIHAASVRLNDLERTHAAHLAGYDGTTPRFAATA, from the coding sequence ATGAAGACGGTCGAGACCCTCCTCGAGACGGCGGGTCTCGGAAAGGACCGGGTCCGCCTCCGCTGGGTGAGCGCGGCGGAGGGCCAGCTCTTCGCCCAGTACGTCCGGGAGTACACCGAGACGCTCGGCGCCATCGGCCCCCTCGACACGGAGGCGGCAGCCGGCACGCTCGACGCGGCGCTCCGCGCGCTTTCGACCCCGCGCCTGCGCTGGCTCACGGGGATGGAGATCCAGATCACGGAGCGGGGCAATGTCTACGGCGAGCACTACGACGAGGCCGCCTACGAACGGATGCTCCGGCAGACCATCGAGGAGGAGTTCCAGAAGGCGCTCATCCTGGTGGCGCTCGCCGAGGGCCCCATGACCCTTCGCGATATTGCCTTCGAAACCGGGCTGCCGATCCACGCAGCCTCCGTCAGGCTGAACGATCTCGAAAGGACCCACGCCGCCCACCTGGCGGGGTACGACGGAACGACCCCCCGTTTCGCGGCGACTGCATAA
- a CDS encoding conserved membrane hypothetical protein (Evidence 4 : Unknown function but conserved in other organisms), translating into MLELVLIVLFVLIVSGGCSVFEAVLLSVPRRFIEAKVQSGSRHWRVFRDLRAEPDAPIAAILSVNTIAHTAGAAFAGSAAAAVFGQAYLGWFSAVFTILVLTLSEILPKTIGVVYGRSIGAFCGYIIRSMVVVTAPFIWVSSLLTHWVSKGKIADIVTADEIRTLARLSRQCGGIKGYQEATIERILTLHEKQVRHVMTPRTVVFSLGAHLTVEEVCSQEKRWEHSRFPVYDHGSEDIVGIVLTKELFMAFAADRKESRLEDLMHPVHFVVETAPLNKVLTEFLQLRQHLFVVLDEYGGISGVVSLEDILEEILGSEIVDESDQVPDKRTLAKRRSTT; encoded by the coding sequence ATGCTCGAGCTTGTATTGATCGTCCTGTTCGTGCTGATTGTTTCAGGGGGTTGCTCCGTCTTCGAAGCGGTCCTCCTTTCAGTCCCCCGCCGCTTCATCGAGGCCAAGGTCCAGTCCGGCAGCCGCCACTGGCGGGTGTTCCGGGATCTTCGCGCTGAACCGGATGCGCCCATTGCGGCCATCCTTTCGGTCAACACGATTGCGCACACCGCAGGCGCGGCCTTCGCGGGCTCCGCGGCCGCAGCCGTCTTCGGCCAAGCTTACCTGGGGTGGTTTTCCGCGGTCTTCACCATCCTCGTCCTGACCCTTTCGGAGATCCTCCCCAAGACGATCGGCGTCGTGTACGGAAGGTCGATCGGTGCCTTTTGCGGGTACATCATCCGGTCGATGGTGGTCGTCACGGCGCCGTTCATCTGGGTGAGTTCCCTGCTGACCCATTGGGTGTCGAAGGGGAAGATCGCCGACATCGTGACCGCCGATGAGATCCGCACCTTGGCCCGGCTGAGCCGCCAATGCGGAGGCATCAAAGGATACCAGGAGGCGACGATCGAGCGCATACTGACCCTGCACGAAAAGCAGGTGAGGCATGTCATGACGCCGCGCACGGTCGTGTTTTCGCTAGGCGCGCATCTGACGGTGGAAGAGGTCTGCAGTCAAGAGAAACGCTGGGAGCACAGCCGCTTTCCGGTCTATGACCATGGTTCCGAAGATATCGTGGGGATCGTCCTCACCAAGGAACTTTTCATGGCCTTCGCCGCCGACCGGAAGGAGTCTCGCCTGGAGGACCTGATGCACCCGGTGCATTTTGTCGTCGAAACGGCACCTTTGAATAAAGTGTTGACGGAGTTCCTCCAGTTGCGGCAGCATCTGTTCGTCGTATTGGACGAATACGGAGGGATATCCGGGGTCGTGAGCCTCGAAGATATCCTCGAAGAGATCCTCGGAAGCGAGATTGTCGATGAATCGGACCAGGTGCCCGACAAACGAACGCTTGCCAAAAGGCGCAGCACCACGTGA
- a CDS encoding hypothetical protein (Evidence 5 : Unknown function), translating into MGGVGPFEIVQPDGGCVDRQPGFEGNIAKGHGALGERHQDERLLELLLDGLPEHPFVGGLVVVLAVDIAPLRDLDLHPREPAQARGRKRAERRVERAGCRLRVEGADGAERLGVLPDVLGEELALRRAHPAEADPVLSETRRLEEGLDRLHLARRVDITRLVMAFPDVSAGDEDAVEAAPEPLDDVDGVHPAGAHHADGPEGRRVLDPRDPGEVRPGIGAPVAEKRENFRFEGLWHGFSS; encoded by the coding sequence GTGGGCGGCGTGGGTCCTTTCGAGATCGTTCAGCCTGACGGAGGCTGCGTGGATCGGCAGCCCGGTTTCGAAGGCAATATCGCGAAGGGTCATGGGGCCCTCGGCGAGCGCCACCAGGATGAGCGCCTTCTGGAACTCCTCCTCGATGGTCTGCCGGAGCATCCGTTCGTAGGCGGCCTCGTCGTAGTGCTCGCCGTAGACATTGCCCCGCTCCGTGATCTGGATCTCCATCCCCGTGAGCCAGCGCAGGCGCGGGGTCGAAAGCGCGCGGAGCGCCGCGTCGAGCGTGCCGGCTGCCGCCTCCGTGTCGAGGGGGCCGATGGCGCCGAGCGTCTCGGTGTACTCCCGGACGTACTGGGCGAAGAGCTGGCCCTCCGCCGCGCTCACCCAGCGGAGGCGGACCCGGTCCTTTCCGAGACCCGCCGTCTCGAGGAGGGTCTCGACCGTCTTCATCTCGCGCGCCGCGTAGACATTACCAGACTGGTAATGGCATTCCCCGATGTGTCAGCCGGAGACGAAGACGCCGTCGAAGCCGCTCCTGAGCCCCTTGATGACGTGGATGGGGTCCACCCGGCCGGAGCACATCACGCGGACGGTCCGGAGGGAAGACGGGTATTGGATCCGCGAGACCCCGGCGAGGTCCGCCCCGGCATAGGCGCACCAGTTGCAGAGAAACGCGAGAATTTTCGGTTCGAAGGTCTGTGGCATGGCTTCTCCTCCTGA
- a CDS encoding hypothetical protein (Evidence 5 : Unknown function), with protein MACRPSTVPATMATESPQPLPPLPGAAGSAALSVLPAASAVDAAAASADAVVFAACDGERRLRAVQISVKTHLEPEMFDDSERRHGLCQDSMEQGPGAKAP; from the coding sequence GTGGCTTGCCGGCCGAGTACGGTGCCCGCAACTATGGCTACGGAGTCTCCTCAGCCTTTGCCCCCGCTGCCCGGGGCGGCTGGTTCGGCCGCGCTTTCGGTTTTGCCCGCGGCTTCGGCCGTGGACGCGGCCGCGGCTTCGGCGGACGCCGTGGTCTTCGCTGCCTGTGATGGTGAGCGCAGGCTGCGCGCTGTACAAATTTCTGTGAAGACTCATTTGGAACCTGAGATGTTCGACGATTCAGAAAGGAGGCATGGATTATGCCAGGATTCGATGGAACAGGGCCCTGGGGCGAAGGCCCCATGA
- a CDS encoding hypothetical protein (Evidence 5 : Unknown function), translating to MSENPVSIGSVMVVGGGIAGIQASLDLADSGYFVHLVEKGPAIGGLMSALDKTFPTNDCAM from the coding sequence ATGAGTGAAAATCCCGTTTCTATAGGATCCGTGATGGTGGTGGGCGGGGGGATCGCCGGTATCCAGGCCTCCCTCGACCTGGCAGACTCCGGATACTTCGTTCACCTGGTCGAGAAGGGGCCTGCGATCGGGGGGCTCATGAGCGCCCTCGACAAGACCTTCCCGACCAACGACTGCGCGATGTGA
- a CDS encoding conserved hypothetical protein (Evidence 4 : Unknown function but conserved in other organisms): MRKRDLKPEKMQQKGEMTMAKMTKEMQEMFNRVGLKQLATSDKKGVPNVVPINFMKLLDDETILASAVFMTKTFSNIKENPVCAISVWEGFAGYQFKGSATIHTEGPIFIDTAAWTEEEGKKLGLPLKSKGAVVIKITDIFSVSPGPDAGKKIG, encoded by the coding sequence ATGCGGAAACGGGATCTGAAACCAGAAAAAATGCAACAGAAAGGAGAAATGACCATGGCAAAAATGACGAAGGAAATGCAAGAGATGTTCAACCGCGTGGGGCTCAAACAGTTGGCGACCTCCGACAAGAAGGGGGTTCCCAACGTGGTTCCCATCAATTTCATGAAGCTTCTGGATGACGAGACGATCCTCGCCTCGGCTGTCTTCATGACGAAGACGTTCAGCAACATCAAGGAAAATCCGGTCTGCGCCATCTCCGTCTGGGAAGGCTTCGCCGGCTACCAGTTCAAAGGTTCGGCCACCATCCATACCGAGGGGCCGATCTTCATCGACACCGCTGCCTGGACAGAGGAAGAGGGCAAAAAACTGGGCCTTCCGCTCAAATCCAAGGGTGCGGTGGTGATCAAGATCACAGACATCTTTTCGGTTTCTCCCGGACCGGACGCCGGTAAAAAGATCGGTTAG
- a CDS encoding hypothetical protein (Evidence 5 : Unknown function), with the protein MQYPRPHPVIGPIPAGPVPSKAGMPSTSFHAASECGEIPCRTIPRTKIYELTLITYTLQFVCQGFFWACAHNFMTGPNAAAALPLHRGLCYTVGSKRRRSFYKFDPREALSTVQAWRERLGRPDGERPAPTEQIVRGFQAPRDFAGAAQRFCATARHQGDEAAWADCENRRHEALWEVFSRQGAAAPDATQRRRAPVVYLNLKLQDPACGQ; encoded by the coding sequence TTGCAGTATCCGCGACCCCACCCCGTCATAGGTCCCATTCCTGCGGGACCCGTTCCATCGAAAGCCGGCATGCCATCCACCTCCTTTCATGCTGCGTCCGAATGCGGGGAAATCCCTTGCAGAACAATTCCCCGTACGAAGATTTATGAGCTTACGCTCATAACATATACCCTGCAGTTTGTTTGTCAAGGATTTTTTTGGGCATGTGCCCATAATTTCATGACGGGGCCGAATGCCGCGGCTGCTTTACCGCTGCATCGCGGGTTATGCTACACCGTCGGATCGAAGCGCAGAAGGAGCTTCTACAAGTTCGATCCGAGGGAGGCTCTTAGCACTGTTCAGGCATGGCGCGAGCGGCTTGGCAGGCCGGATGGCGAACGGCCGGCACCGACGGAGCAGATTGTCAGGGGTTTTCAGGCGCCGCGGGATTTCGCCGGCGCAGCGCAGCGATTTTGCGCAACGGCGCGGCATCAAGGCGATGAGGCGGCATGGGCAGATTGCGAAAACCGTCGGCACGAGGCCCTTTGGGAGGTCTTCAGCAGGCAGGGCGCCGCCGCTCCGGACGCGACACAGCGGCGGCGAGCGCCTGTCGTTTATCTGAACTTGAAGCTGCAGGACCCGGCCTGCGGTCAATAA
- a CDS encoding putative Flavoprotein associated with oxidoreductase TOL2_11570 (Evidence 3 : Putative function from multiple computational evidences) gives MLPGNQGGVEGSVMVVGAGIAGMQAALDLANAGYYVHLVDRAPSIGGMMAQLDKTFPTNDCAM, from the coding sequence ATGCTTCCAGGGAATCAAGGCGGAGTTGAAGGTTCGGTGATGGTCGTCGGCGCCGGTATCGCCGGTATGCAGGCGGCCCTGGATCTCGCGAACGCCGGATACTACGTCCATCTGGTCGATCGCGCGCCGAGCATCGGCGGGATGATGGCTCAGCTGGACAAGACCTTCCCGACCAACGACTGTGCGATGTGA
- a CDS encoding 4Fe-4S ferredoxin, iron-sulfur binding domain protein — MHTLTEVEALEGEPGHFTAVLQEAPRYVDTEKCIACGVCAEKCPRKVDDPYNEGLAKRKAIYVQYPQAVPLKYAIDRDHCIYFEKGTCRACEKFCPAGAIDFEQTPKTHRVDVGAMLLAAGSQALDPVLYKDYGYGRFPNVITSMAFERILSATGPFRGHLTRPSDGKTPEKIAWLQCVGSRETTKGAHPYCSGVCCMYAVKEAVIAQEHAGGALDTAIFFMDMRTHGKDFDRYYERARSEAGVRFIRSRIHTVETAGPGSDDLVLTYVDENGARLSERFDLVVLSVGLEISAEARAMAERLGVALDADGFIQTGCLGPVETSRPGVFACGALGGPADIPQSVVSASAAASAAAALLAASRNTLIHEKTYPPETPVAGEAPRIGVFVCHCGINIGSVVDVPAVRDYAAGLPHVVYAGENLFTCSEDTQKIIRETIAEHRLNRVVVAACTPRTHEPLFRETIREAGLNPYLFEFANIRDQDAWVHQKEPEAATDKARDLVRMAVSKVALLEPIERIRLAMQQSALVVGGGVAGMNAALDLADQGFTVHLVEKASRLGGYGLRLGRTWKDEDIPAYTARLIERVESHPRIEVLLDSEIQSASGFVGNFVTTVAAAAGGPPREIQHGAAVFATGGDYLRPDEYAYGQSDRVTCWHDLMARFDAEPAALAEAQAVAFIQCVGSREGDRPYCSKVCCTASVQQAIELKERRPELDVYILYREMRTYGAREALYRKAREAGVIFIRYDLDAKPEVAVDGDKLRIRVRDHVLGAPLSLTVDYLNLFTAIIPSGQDRLSQLYKVPLNDDGFFLEAHAKLRPVEFSSDGLFACGVAHYPKPIEESIAQARAAASRAATLLVKQEVEVEPLVSAVNRDKCVGCGYCASACPFGAIELEKVTGKGYRARNLSALCKGCGVCAAGCPQKAIDMVHFRDRQIIAAVEAGGDSALEAKRRLKAAARPVYAVSGYRVADDYYYHVGHTWMRIEKGGRLRVGIDDFAGKVLGPAERIELPPEGSTLRLDRRAWRIRRNGNRADFLGPATGKVFMVNREALEHPELVAEDPYDKGWLLVLDPLTPYIDPTRVRKGQESRRWLDGEVKKLLELLGPEYERLAATGGEPVKDLFGHFPDLGWDRLVKTFLRTDA; from the coding sequence TTGCATACCCTGACGGAAGTCGAGGCGCTCGAAGGGGAACCGGGACATTTCACGGCGGTCCTCCAGGAAGCCCCCCGCTACGTCGACACCGAGAAGTGTATCGCCTGCGGCGTCTGCGCCGAGAAGTGCCCCCGCAAGGTCGATGACCCTTACAACGAGGGCCTCGCCAAACGCAAGGCGATCTATGTCCAATACCCCCAGGCGGTCCCCCTCAAGTATGCGATCGACAGGGACCACTGCATCTATTTCGAGAAGGGGACCTGCCGCGCCTGCGAGAAGTTCTGCCCCGCCGGGGCGATCGACTTCGAGCAGACGCCCAAGACCCACCGGGTCGATGTCGGCGCGATGCTCCTCGCGGCCGGTTCACAGGCCCTGGACCCCGTCCTCTACAAGGACTACGGCTACGGCCGCTTCCCGAACGTTATCACCAGCATGGCCTTCGAACGGATCCTGAGCGCCACCGGGCCCTTCCGCGGGCACCTCACCCGTCCCTCGGACGGGAAGACCCCGGAGAAGATCGCCTGGCTGCAGTGCGTCGGCTCCCGCGAGACGACCAAAGGAGCGCACCCCTACTGCTCGGGTGTCTGCTGCATGTATGCCGTGAAGGAGGCCGTCATCGCCCAGGAGCATGCCGGCGGCGCCCTCGACACCGCGATCTTCTTCATGGACATGCGCACGCACGGCAAGGACTTCGACCGCTACTACGAACGGGCGCGCAGCGAGGCCGGCGTGCGCTTCATCCGCTCCCGGATCCACACGGTCGAAACGGCCGGACCCGGCTCCGATGACCTCGTCCTGACCTATGTCGATGAGAACGGCGCCCGCCTGAGCGAGCGCTTCGACCTCGTCGTCCTTTCGGTCGGCCTCGAGATCAGCGCCGAGGCCCGTGCCATGGCTGAGCGGCTCGGCGTGGCCCTCGACGCGGACGGCTTCATCCAGACCGGTTGCCTTGGCCCTGTGGAGACGAGCCGGCCCGGGGTCTTCGCGTGCGGCGCACTCGGCGGCCCGGCCGACATCCCGCAGTCCGTCGTCAGCGCCTCGGCCGCCGCCTCCGCAGCCGCCGCTCTCCTGGCCGCCTCGCGCAATACCCTCATCCACGAAAAGACCTATCCGCCCGAGACCCCCGTCGCAGGCGAAGCCCCGCGGATCGGCGTCTTCGTCTGCCACTGCGGGATCAACATCGGCAGCGTCGTCGACGTCCCCGCGGTCCGCGACTACGCCGCCGGCCTGCCGCACGTCGTCTATGCGGGCGAAAACCTCTTTACCTGCAGCGAGGACACCCAGAAGATCATCCGCGAAACGATCGCCGAGCACCGTCTCAACCGGGTCGTAGTGGCCGCCTGCACCCCGCGGACGCACGAGCCGCTCTTCCGGGAAACCATCCGGGAGGCCGGTCTGAACCCCTACCTCTTCGAGTTCGCCAACATCCGCGATCAGGACGCCTGGGTGCACCAGAAGGAGCCCGAAGCGGCGACCGACAAGGCGAGGGACCTCGTCCGGATGGCGGTCTCGAAGGTCGCACTCCTCGAGCCGATCGAACGGATCCGCCTCGCCATGCAGCAGTCGGCGCTCGTCGTCGGGGGCGGCGTGGCGGGCATGAACGCCGCTCTCGATCTGGCCGACCAGGGCTTCACGGTCCATCTTGTCGAGAAGGCTTCCCGCCTTGGCGGGTATGGCCTCCGCCTCGGCCGAACCTGGAAGGACGAGGACATCCCCGCCTACACCGCCCGGCTGATCGAGCGCGTCGAATCCCACCCGCGGATCGAGGTTCTCCTCGATTCGGAGATCCAGTCCGCCTCGGGCTTCGTCGGAAACTTCGTCACGACGGTCGCGGCCGCCGCCGGCGGCCCCCCGCGCGAGATCCAGCACGGCGCGGCCGTGTTCGCCACCGGCGGGGATTACCTCCGGCCCGATGAATACGCCTACGGGCAGAGCGACCGGGTCACTTGTTGGCACGATCTGATGGCGCGCTTCGACGCCGAGCCCGCCGCCTTGGCCGAGGCCCAAGCGGTGGCCTTCATCCAGTGTGTCGGCTCGCGCGAGGGCGACCGGCCTTACTGCTCCAAGGTCTGCTGCACGGCCTCCGTCCAGCAGGCGATCGAACTGAAGGAGCGGCGCCCCGAGCTCGACGTCTACATCCTCTACCGTGAGATGCGGACCTACGGCGCGCGCGAGGCCCTCTACCGGAAGGCCCGCGAGGCGGGAGTTATCTTCATCCGCTACGACCTCGACGCAAAGCCCGAGGTCGCCGTGGATGGCGACAAGCTCCGGATCCGCGTCCGCGACCATGTCCTCGGCGCGCCCCTGTCGCTCACGGTCGACTACCTGAACCTCTTCACGGCCATCATCCCGTCCGGGCAGGACCGTCTTTCGCAGCTCTACAAGGTCCCCCTGAATGACGACGGGTTCTTCCTCGAGGCCCACGCGAAGCTCCGCCCGGTCGAATTTTCCTCCGACGGACTTTTCGCCTGCGGCGTCGCCCACTACCCGAAGCCCATCGAAGAGAGCATCGCGCAGGCCCGCGCCGCCGCCTCTCGGGCCGCCACCCTCCTGGTCAAACAGGAGGTCGAGGTCGAGCCGCTCGTCTCCGCCGTCAACCGTGACAAGTGCGTCGGCTGCGGCTACTGTGCCTCGGCCTGCCCCTTCGGCGCCATCGAGCTCGAGAAGGTCACCGGCAAGGGCTACCGGGCGCGGAATCTGTCGGCCCTCTGCAAGGGCTGCGGCGTCTGCGCGGCCGGCTGCCCCCAGAAGGCCATCGACATGGTCCATTTCCGCGACCGCCAGATCATCGCCGCGGTCGAGGCCGGGGGCGACAGCGCCCTCGAGGCCAAGCGCCGTCTGAAGGCCGCCGCCCGCCCCGTCTACGCCGTCTCCGGCTACCGGGTCGCCGACGACTACTACTACCACGTGGGCCACACCTGGATGCGCATCGAGAAGGGCGGACGCCTGAGGGTCGGGATCGACGACTTCGCCGGCAAGGTCCTCGGCCCGGCCGAACGGATCGAACTGCCGCCCGAAGGATCCACGCTCCGCCTGGACCGGCGTGCGTGGCGGATCCGGCGCAACGGGAACCGCGCGGACTTCCTGGGGCCGGCGACCGGCAAGGTCTTCATGGTGAACCGCGAGGCCCTCGAACACCCCGAACTCGTCGCGGAGGACCCGTACGACAAGGGCTGGCTCCTGGTCCTCGACCCGTTGACCCCCTACATCGACCCGACGCGGGTCCGCAAAGGGCAGGAAAGCCGCCGCTGGCTGGACGGCGAAGTGAAGAAACTGCTCGAACTCTTGGGCCCGGAATACGAACGACTGGCCGCGACCGGCGGCGAGCCGGTGAAGGACCTCTTCGGCCACTTCCCCGATCTCGGCTGGGACCGGCTCGTCAAGACCTTCCTCAGGACGGATGCCTGA
- a CDS encoding Putative glycine cleavage system H protein (modular protein) (Evidence 3 : Putative function from multiple computational evidences) has product MNENMTNHREGGDLPGFKVLADQCVWMKAGVVNFRACDRGYDCFNCPFDKAMRVAMDAQNPRKRGAQRGGWLAAIRKRYLGRQKPCVYFLEQWSGAPKTCLRDYDCDSCPVELALGYEPLRQSIGARRAEHQPGAAQGEERPLGFPFPNHECVWMKAGIIGMHLCDNDYDCYHCEFDRSMRAAMLEGPPQAGDAVLTAIGAAVEPVIRPCIYALIGRTDAPPLCASNYACHECPTHRAIAGEKSCEPRPIERPACRNVTGYPVAEGYYYHFGHTWVHVIHGGCVRVGVDGFVGKLLGPIDGVEIPAPGSDLERTRAGWVLSRGGHRAPVLCPLTGRILAVNPKVVETPATVSDDPYGDGWLFQMEPYDLKHEAQSLYSGAEAALWMEHDARELVSMLGPGYEKLSATGGEVVSDIYGHFPELGWDPLVRTFLRTAGPDPHAG; this is encoded by the coding sequence ATGAACGAGAATATGACAAACCACAGAGAAGGCGGAGATCTTCCAGGGTTCAAGGTGCTGGCGGACCAATGCGTCTGGATGAAGGCGGGGGTGGTCAACTTCCGCGCCTGCGACCGCGGCTACGATTGCTTCAACTGTCCGTTCGACAAGGCCATGCGGGTCGCCATGGACGCCCAGAACCCGCGCAAGCGAGGTGCACAAAGGGGCGGCTGGTTGGCTGCCATACGAAAAAGATATCTCGGGCGCCAAAAACCCTGCGTGTATTTTCTCGAGCAATGGAGCGGAGCACCCAAGACGTGTCTGCGCGACTATGACTGCGACAGCTGCCCGGTCGAACTCGCGCTAGGCTACGAACCGCTCCGGCAGTCCATTGGCGCCCGCCGCGCCGAACATCAGCCCGGCGCGGCCCAGGGGGAGGAACGGCCGCTGGGCTTCCCCTTTCCCAACCACGAATGCGTCTGGATGAAGGCCGGCATCATCGGCATGCACCTCTGCGACAACGACTACGACTGCTACCACTGCGAATTCGACCGGAGCATGCGCGCGGCCATGCTCGAAGGTCCGCCGCAGGCCGGGGACGCCGTTCTGACCGCCATCGGCGCCGCTGTCGAGCCGGTCATCCGGCCCTGCATCTATGCCCTGATCGGCCGCACGGACGCCCCGCCGCTGTGCGCTTCCAATTATGCCTGCCACGAGTGTCCGACGCACCGTGCCATCGCCGGCGAAAAGTCCTGCGAGCCGCGCCCCATCGAGCGCCCGGCCTGCCGGAATGTCACCGGCTACCCGGTCGCCGAGGGCTACTACTACCACTTCGGCCACACCTGGGTGCACGTCATCCACGGCGGCTGCGTGCGCGTCGGCGTGGACGGCTTCGTCGGCAAGCTCCTCGGGCCGATCGACGGGGTGGAGATTCCGGCCCCCGGCTCCGATCTCGAGCGGACCCGCGCCGGCTGGGTGTTGTCCCGCGGCGGGCACCGCGCTCCGGTCCTCTGCCCGTTGACGGGCCGGATCCTGGCGGTGAACCCGAAGGTGGTCGAAACGCCAGCGACCGTCTCCGACGACCCCTACGGCGACGGCTGGCTCTTCCAGATGGAGCCCTACGATCTGAAACACGAGGCCCAGAGCCTGTACTCGGGCGCGGAGGCCGCGCTCTGGATGGAGCACGACGCCCGTGAACTGGTGTCGATGCTGGGTCCGGGCTACGAAAAACTCTCGGCCACGGGCGGAGAGGTCGTTTCCGACATCTACGGCCATTTCCCCGAGCTCGGCTGGGATCCCCTGGTGCGCACCTTTCTGCGGACCGCCGGTCCGGACCCGCACGCCGGGTGA